A stretch of DNA from Gimesia chilikensis:
GAGTACAAGCTCAAAACTGTGAACAGAAATGAGTTCAACAAATTGGGGTAGCTTCTGATATTACCAAAGCGAATTTGTAGGCACATCACAGCTGCAAAGAATGCCTGAAGCCAGATCAGCGATCGGACGTTCGCCGGGAAGCACTTTACGAGAAACCGTTTCATGAAAAAATTTCGTGTCTTTTGTGCATTTCGTGGTAGCAAAAACGTACTTAATACCACGTTCGTGGTTCACTCCCAGCCACTCAGAACAATCTTCCCAATCGTGTGCCCCGCTTCCAGGGTTTGATGCGCCCACCGCAGGTTCTCTGCATTGATCGGCGAGCGGACCTCGTTCGCCGTACATTGCAGTTTCCCCGAGTCCAGCCACGCTGACACGCGATTCAACAGGTGATGCTGCTCGATCATATCCGGCGTCTGGAACATCGATCGCGTATACATGAACTCCCAGATCATCGTTGCCGACTTGCGTTTCATCAGCGACTGATCCAGCGGCTGCTTATTATCCACCAGTAGCACAATCTTGCCCTGTGGGCGCAGCAGGTCGATGGCCTGATCCCAGTGCTGGTCGGTATTGTTGAACAGCGCGATGTGATCGATCTGCGTCAAACCCAGCGTTTCCACCTGCGGACGCAGCGGCTCAAAATGATTGATGACATGGTCGGCCCCGAGTTGCTTGACCCACTCGATCGACTCCGGCCGCGACGCGGTGGTGATCACCGTCAGTCCTGCCAGCTTCGCGAGTTGGATCCCAATCGAACCGACGCCCCCGGCTCCGCCGGTAATCAGAATCGTCTCACCCGCATTCCCTCCTTCCACGTCAATGCCCAGCCGATCGAAGAATGATTCATACGCGGTGATCGCTGTGAGGGGAATGGCTGCTGCCTGAGAAAAGTCGAGTGATTTCGGCTTCGTACCCACAATTCGCTCGTCGATCAACTGGTACTCGGCATTGCATCCGGGGCGGGTAATGTCACCTGCATAAAACACTTCATCACCCGGCTGGAACAGTTCCACCTCCGGTCCGACCGCCTCGACGACTCCCGCCGCATCCCAGCCGAGCACTTTGGGAGCAGGTTCCTCCCCCTCTTTGGGAGCCCGGACTTTGGTATCCACCGGGTTGACAGCAATCGCTTTCACCGCAACCAGCAGGTCCCGCCTGCCTGGCTTCGGTTGATCCAACTCAACATCCATTAATGATGCGGGATCCTCAATCGGCAGATAACGGGTCAAACCAACGGCTTTCATATTTCAGGCTCCTCTCCAGGGACGATGGGATCTCGGGTGATGAATATCATGTCATGTTCTTCGGAATCGAAACAGAAATCAAGTTCGCTCTCTTCAGTCAGGATCACACGTTGATAGTGAGCGTTTAGCCCAGATCATCTACCAGTCCCCCTTCGACGCGGAGCGCTGCTCCGGTGGTGACGGAAGACAACGGCGATGAGAGCCAGGCGACCATCGAGGCCACCTCTTCCGGTTCGATGAATCGTTCGATCAATGAGTTCGGGCGAAACCGGGGAATGAACTCCTTGCGCATTTCCTCAGCAGAAATCCCTTCGTCCTCTGCCAGTTGCGCGACGAAATCCGCGACGCCGTCCGTCCAGGTCGGGCCGGGTAGAACGGCGTTGACATTCACCCCTGTCCCTTTCAGCGTTTTCGCCAGTCCCCGCATGACTGAGAGTTGTGCTGTTTTGGTCATGCCGTAATGCACCATCTCGGCCGGAATACTGATAGACGATTCGCTGCTGATAAACAGGATCCGTCCCCAGCCCCGGTCCTGCATGCCGG
This window harbors:
- a CDS encoding zinc-binding alcohol dehydrogenase family protein yields the protein MKAVGLTRYLPIEDPASLMDVELDQPKPGRRDLLVAVKAIAVNPVDTKVRAPKEGEEPAPKVLGWDAAGVVEAVGPEVELFQPGDEVFYAGDITRPGCNAEYQLIDERIVGTKPKSLDFSQAAAIPLTAITAYESFFDRLGIDVEGGNAGETILITGGAGGVGSIGIQLAKLAGLTVITTASRPESIEWVKQLGADHVINHFEPLRPQVETLGLTQIDHIALFNNTDQHWDQAIDLLRPQGKIVLLVDNKQPLDQSLMKRKSATMIWEFMYTRSMFQTPDMIEQHHLLNRVSAWLDSGKLQCTANEVRSPINAENLRWAHQTLEAGHTIGKIVLSGWE
- a CDS encoding SDR family NAD(P)-dependent oxidoreductase gives rise to the protein MDLQLTGKTAVVTGSTAGIGKAIAQALVDEGATVVVNGRDAERTQAAAESIKGAGRAIAVHGDVGSTDGAAEFLERLKSVGEIDILVNNAGIFQPQPFFEIPDEEWLRFFEVNVMSGVRLSRALATGMQDRGWGRILFISSESSISIPAEMVHYGMTKTAQLSVMRGLAKTLKGTGVNVNAVLPGPTWTDGVADFVAQLAEDEGISAEEMRKEFIPRFRPNSLIERFIEPEEVASMVAWLSSPLSSVTTGAALRVEGGLVDDLG